One region of Pararhizobium qamdonense genomic DNA includes:
- a CDS encoding type II toxin-antitoxin system VapC family toxin, which translates to MSGAVFDASAVLAMAFNEPGAEQAMIHLAGARISAVNYSEAGAKLIDKGLGPEEAFIWLGALRLEVVPFDTASAEKAAVLRKDTRARRLSFADRACIGLAAADGSAAITTDRVWSELDLACDVKLIR; encoded by the coding sequence ATGAGCGGCGCTGTGTTTGACGCGTCTGCGGTCCTCGCCATGGCTTTCAATGAGCCGGGCGCCGAGCAGGCGATGATCCATCTGGCCGGTGCGCGCATTTCGGCGGTCAACTATTCGGAAGCCGGCGCAAAGCTGATCGACAAGGGTCTCGGGCCAGAGGAAGCTTTCATTTGGCTGGGCGCGCTGCGGCTTGAGGTCGTGCCATTCGATACCGCCTCAGCCGAAAAAGCCGCAGTTCTGCGCAAGGATACGCGCGCCAGGCGGCTTTCCTTTGCCGACCGCGCCTGCATAGGGCTGGCTGCTGCCGATGGCAGCGCCGCCATTACCACCGATAGGGTCTGGTCGGAACTCGATCTGGCCTGCGACGTGAAACTTATCCGGTAG
- a CDS encoding isovaleryl-CoA dehydrogenase produces the protein MYSGGLNFALGDDLDALRETVRRFASERIAPQAADIDRSNSFPMPLWRELGELGLLGITAGEDYGGIGLGYLAHCVVMEEISRASASVALSYGAHSNLCVNQINRNGSEAQKAKYLPKLISGAHVGALAMSEPGAGSDVVSMKLRAERRGDRYVLNGSKMWITNGPDADVLVVYAKTDPEAGPRGITAFLVEKGFAGFSTGPKLDKLGMRGSNTCELVFSDCEVPGENVLGSVGGGVRILMSGLDYERVVLSAGPLGIMAACLDVAVPYLHERKQFGQPIGEFQLMQGKIADMYVTLNAARAYVYAVAAACDRGETTRKDAAGCILYAAERATALALETIQVLGGNGYTNDYPAGRLLRDAKLYEIGAGTSEIRRMLIGRELFNETA, from the coding sequence ATGTATTCCGGCGGCTTGAATTTTGCCTTGGGCGACGACCTCGACGCTTTGCGCGAGACCGTGCGGCGCTTTGCGAGCGAACGGATTGCGCCGCAGGCAGCTGATATCGACCGCAGCAACAGCTTTCCGATGCCACTCTGGCGGGAGCTGGGCGAACTCGGCCTGCTCGGGATTACGGCCGGCGAGGACTATGGTGGCATCGGCCTTGGTTATCTCGCCCATTGCGTTGTGATGGAGGAGATCAGCCGGGCCTCAGCCTCGGTGGCGCTGAGCTACGGCGCCCATTCCAATCTCTGCGTCAACCAGATCAACCGCAATGGCTCGGAGGCCCAGAAGGCCAAGTATCTTCCCAAACTGATCTCCGGCGCTCATGTCGGTGCGCTCGCCATGTCAGAGCCCGGAGCGGGGTCGGATGTCGTGTCGATGAAGCTGCGGGCTGAGCGGCGCGGTGATCGCTATGTGCTCAACGGCAGCAAGATGTGGATCACCAACGGTCCGGACGCCGATGTCCTCGTCGTCTACGCCAAGACCGATCCCGAGGCCGGGCCGCGCGGCATTACCGCGTTTCTGGTCGAAAAGGGGTTTGCCGGATTTTCGACCGGCCCGAAACTCGACAAGCTCGGCATGCGCGGCTCCAATACTTGTGAACTCGTCTTCAGCGACTGCGAAGTGCCGGGGGAGAACGTGCTGGGAAGCGTTGGCGGCGGCGTGCGCATCCTGATGTCGGGTCTCGACTACGAGCGTGTTGTCCTGTCGGCCGGGCCGCTCGGGATCATGGCAGCCTGCCTGGATGTCGCGGTTCCCTATCTGCATGAGCGAAAACAGTTCGGCCAGCCGATCGGCGAATTCCAGCTGATGCAGGGCAAGATCGCCGACATGTATGTGACGCTGAATGCGGCGCGCGCCTATGTCTATGCGGTAGCCGCAGCCTGCGATCGCGGCGAAACCACGCGCAAGGATGCGGCCGGTTGCATTCTCTATGCGGCAGAACGGGCAACGGCCTTGGCGCTCGAAACCATCCAGGTGCTGGGCGGCAACGGGTACACCAACGACTATCCGGCCGGCCGGCTGCTGAGGGACGCCAAGCTTTACGAGATCGGCGCAGGCACATCGGAAATCCGGCGCATGCTTATAGGACGGGAGCTTTTCAATGAAACAGCATAG
- a CDS encoding glycerate kinase type-2 family protein has translation MAVIADPKAFLESLFHAAVSAADPARVLAANLPEKPKGRTVVIGAGKGAAQMAQVFERLWDGPLTGAVVTRYGYGARCERIEVLEASHPLPDENGMTASRRLLQEVRGLTEDDLVVALICGGGSALLPMPAGGLTLDDEIAVNRALLASGAPISAMNAIRKHVSGIKGGRLAQAAWPARVVSLVVSDIPGDDPALVASGPTIPDDSTREDALRQIERYRLELPEKVMAFIRSEASAAPKPTDQAFHRNEVRLVASAAVSLEAAAKTARAAGVEAVILSDAIEGEAREVGLVHAAIAREVAVKNRPFQKPGVILSGGETTVTIRGKGKGGRNSEFLLSLALGIDGTEGISALAADTDGIDGSEDNAGAFADATSVARLVAAGIDGAALLDRNDAWSAFDTIGDIFKPGPTGTNVNDFRAILVQ, from the coding sequence ATGGCCGTGATCGCCGACCCGAAAGCCTTTCTGGAAAGCCTGTTTCATGCGGCGGTCTCAGCCGCCGACCCGGCCAGGGTGCTCGCCGCCAACCTGCCGGAAAAGCCGAAGGGCCGCACCGTGGTGATCGGCGCGGGCAAGGGGGCGGCGCAGATGGCTCAGGTCTTCGAGCGGCTATGGGACGGACCGCTCACCGGCGCGGTCGTGACGCGCTACGGCTATGGCGCACGCTGCGAGCGGATCGAGGTGCTGGAGGCATCGCATCCGCTGCCGGACGAGAACGGGATGACGGCGTCGCGGCGGTTGCTGCAGGAGGTGCGCGGGCTCACCGAAGACGATCTGGTGGTGGCGCTGATCTGCGGTGGCGGCTCCGCACTTTTGCCCATGCCTGCGGGCGGCCTGACGCTCGACGACGAGATCGCCGTCAACCGCGCGCTGCTGGCTTCCGGTGCGCCGATCAGCGCGATGAATGCAATCCGCAAACACGTCTCCGGCATCAAGGGCGGGCGTCTTGCGCAAGCGGCTTGGCCGGCAAGGGTCGTGTCGCTGGTGGTCTCGGATATTCCCGGCGACGATCCGGCGCTGGTGGCCTCCGGGCCGACCATCCCCGATGACAGCACCCGCGAGGATGCCCTGCGCCAGATCGAGCGCTACCGGCTGGAATTGCCGGAAAAAGTGATGGCGTTCATCCGCAGCGAGGCGTCTGCAGCACCCAAACCCACAGACCAGGCGTTTCACCGCAACGAAGTCCGCCTTGTGGCGTCTGCTGCGGTTTCGCTGGAAGCTGCGGCTAAGACGGCGCGGGCTGCGGGTGTCGAGGCGGTCATTTTGTCCGATGCGATCGAGGGCGAGGCCCGGGAGGTCGGGCTCGTGCATGCGGCAATTGCCCGCGAGGTCGCAGTTAAAAACCGGCCTTTCCAAAAGCCGGGGGTCATTCTGTCCGGCGGTGAAACGACGGTGACGATAAGGGGCAAGGGCAAGGGCGGCCGCAACAGCGAATTCCTGCTGTCCCTGGCGCTTGGTATTGATGGCACCGAGGGAATTTCGGCGCTGGCTGCCGATACCGACGGGATCGACGGGTCGGAGGACAATGCCGGGGCCTTTGCCGATGCGACGAGTGTCGCGCGCCTGGTGGCCGCCGGGATCGATGGCGCGGCGCTCCTTGACCGGAACGATGCCTGGTCGGCATTCGATACGATCGGCGACATTTTCAAGCCGGGGCCGACGGGTACCAATGTCAACGATTTCCGGGCTATTCTGGTGCAGTGA
- a CDS encoding 2-hydroxy-3-oxopropionate reductase, producing MATIGFIGLGIMGTPMARHLQDAGHTVVTSKFHIPPKQELIDNGLQFAETPKALAEKVDITILMLPDTPDVKDVLFGENGVASGLSAGKLLIDMSSISPIDTKEFAKKVRETGAEYMDAPVSGGEVGAKNASLSIMAGGTEGSFERALPLFKLMGKNITLVGDCGDGQVTKVANQIIVALTIEAVAEALVFASKAGADPARVREALMGGFASSRILEVHGDRMVKRTFDPGFRISLHQKDLNLALQGAKAIGVSLPNTAATQELFNSCAAHGDAGLDHSGLVTALERMANHAVA from the coding sequence ATGGCCACAATCGGCTTTATCGGACTGGGTATCATGGGCACGCCGATGGCGCGCCACCTGCAGGATGCCGGCCATACCGTTGTCACCTCGAAATTCCACATTCCGCCGAAGCAGGAACTCATCGATAACGGCCTGCAATTTGCCGAAACGCCGAAGGCGCTGGCCGAAAAGGTCGATATCACCATCCTGATGCTGCCGGACACGCCGGATGTAAAGGATGTCCTGTTCGGAGAAAACGGCGTTGCCTCCGGCCTGTCGGCGGGCAAGCTGCTGATCGACATGAGCTCGATCTCGCCGATCGACACCAAGGAATTTGCCAAGAAGGTGCGCGAAACCGGCGCCGAATACATGGACGCGCCGGTCTCGGGCGGGGAAGTCGGTGCGAAGAACGCGTCGCTGTCGATCATGGCCGGTGGCACCGAGGGCAGTTTCGAGCGGGCTTTGCCGCTGTTCAAGCTGATGGGCAAGAACATCACGCTGGTCGGCGATTGCGGTGACGGGCAGGTGACCAAGGTCGCCAACCAGATCATCGTCGCGCTGACCATCGAGGCTGTCGCGGAGGCATTGGTGTTTGCATCGAAGGCCGGTGCGGATCCGGCCAGGGTGCGCGAAGCCCTGATGGGCGGCTTTGCCTCCTCGCGTATTCTGGAAGTGCATGGCGACCGCATGGTCAAGCGCACCTTCGATCCGGGCTTCCGGATCTCGCTGCACCAGAAGGACCTCAATCTCGCCCTGCAGGGCGCAAAGGCCATCGGCGTTTCCCTGCCAAACACGGCAGCGACGCAGGAGCTGTTCAACAGCTGCGCTGCCCATGGCGATGCCGGGCTTGATCATTCGGGCCTCGTCACGGCTCTCGAACGCATGGCCAACCACGCGGTCGCCTGA
- a CDS encoding TIGR03862 family flavoprotein codes for MKAKQIAIIGGGPAGLMAAEMLSASGHAVTVYDGMPTFGRKFLLAGKSGLNITHSEDYPQFAARFGAASDRLRAALDAFTPADVRAWAAGLGTETFTGTSGRVFPTAMKASPLLRAWLKRLEAQGVTLMPRHRWTGFSGTDLTFETQNGPKTIQSDATLIALGGASWPRLGADGSWIPLLRDKGVDITGFQPANCGFDVDWSDIFQERFAGAPLKSVTTTSDAGTFPGEFVISRHGIEGSLVYAHSAALRDSLARQGHAALTVDLAPGRSLERLEKDLARQSEKASLANRLRKGAGLEGVKAALLRELASPSTLNDPALLASRIKAIPIPVIRPRPIAEAISSAGGISFDALDQNYMLKSLAGVFAAGEMLDWEAPTGGYLLTACFATGRAAAGGINDWLLGRA; via the coding sequence ATGAAGGCAAAACAGATCGCAATCATCGGCGGCGGACCGGCGGGCCTGATGGCGGCGGAGATGCTGTCTGCGTCCGGCCATGCGGTGACCGTCTATGACGGCATGCCGACCTTCGGGCGCAAGTTCCTGCTCGCCGGCAAGTCCGGCCTCAACATCACCCATTCCGAAGATTACCCGCAATTCGCCGCCCGTTTTGGCGCCGCCTCCGATCGCCTGCGCGCGGCGCTGGATGCCTTCACCCCCGCAGACGTGCGCGCCTGGGCGGCCGGCCTTGGCACGGAAACCTTCACCGGCACATCCGGACGCGTGTTTCCAACCGCCATGAAAGCCTCGCCGCTTTTGCGCGCCTGGCTGAAGCGGCTGGAAGCGCAAGGCGTCACACTGATGCCACGCCACCGCTGGACGGGATTTTCCGGAACCGATCTCACCTTCGAAACCCAGAATGGCCCTAAAACCATCCAGAGCGACGCGACGCTTATCGCCCTCGGCGGCGCCAGCTGGCCGCGCCTGGGCGCCGACGGCAGCTGGATTCCATTGCTGCGAGACAAGGGCGTTGATATCACGGGCTTCCAGCCCGCCAATTGCGGCTTCGACGTCGATTGGAGCGATATCTTCCAGGAACGCTTTGCCGGCGCCCCGCTCAAATCCGTCACGACCACCTCGGATGCCGGCACGTTTCCGGGCGAATTCGTCATCTCCCGGCACGGCATCGAAGGCAGCCTCGTCTACGCCCATTCGGCAGCCCTGCGCGACAGCCTTGCCCGGCAGGGCCACGCCGCCCTCACCGTGGACCTCGCTCCCGGCCGCAGCCTCGAGCGCCTCGAAAAGGACCTGGCGCGGCAAAGCGAAAAAGCCAGCCTTGCCAACCGCCTGCGCAAAGGTGCGGGCCTGGAGGGCGTCAAGGCTGCATTGTTGCGGGAACTCGCCTCTCCATCTACGCTCAACGATCCCGCCCTTCTGGCCAGCCGGATCAAAGCAATCCCGATTCCCGTCATCCGGCCCCGCCCCATTGCCGAAGCAATATCCTCGGCCGGCGGAATAAGCTTCGATGCTCTCGATCAAAATTATATGCTGAAATCTCTTGCGGGTGTCTTTGCCGCCGGCGAAATGCTGGACTGGGAAGCCCCGACAGGCGGCTATCTTCTGACCGCGTGTTTCGCGACCGGACGCGCGGCGGCAGGAGGTATTAACGACTGGCTGCTGGGGCGGGCTTGA
- a CDS encoding DUF4174 domain-containing protein: MLKSLSAAVSGIEIDPQQGGMSLADFEWRYRVVIIFPDDSHTDAARQASLLLAEADGLRERDMIVLEVERNEVKALFGPEYDLNCYAIRSDLDVTNGFFALALVGKDGSVKFRTDEVVQAAVLFDLIDQMPMRKQEKRN, from the coding sequence ATGCTGAAGTCATTGTCGGCGGCTGTGTCGGGTATCGAAATCGATCCGCAACAAGGTGGAATGAGTCTCGCAGATTTCGAATGGCGTTACCGGGTCGTGATCATTTTTCCGGATGACAGCCATACCGACGCGGCGCGGCAGGCCAGCCTGCTGCTGGCCGAGGCGGACGGTCTGCGCGAGCGCGACATGATCGTGCTGGAAGTGGAACGCAACGAGGTCAAGGCCTTGTTTGGGCCGGAATACGATCTCAACTGCTACGCCATCCGCTCCGACCTCGATGTCACCAACGGTTTTTTCGCGTTGGCGCTGGTTGGCAAGGATGGCTCGGTAAAATTCCGTACGGACGAGGTGGTGCAAGCTGCGGTGTTGTTTGACCTGATCGATCAGATGCCGATGCGCAAGCAGGAGAAGCGGAACTGA
- a CDS encoding acetyl/propionyl/methylcrotonyl-CoA carboxylase subunit alpha — translation MFSKILVANRGEIACRIIRTARRLGIRTVAVFSDADAGALHVELADEAFRIGAAAASESYLNAARIIAAAQRAGAQAIHPGYGFLSENADFAEAVEAAGMAFIGPSAAAIRAMGLKDAAKALMEQSGVPVVPGYHGENQDGDFLAGEAGIIGFPVLIKARAGGGGKGMRRVDRAEDFSASLDAARREAQAAFGDGAVLIEKYLMKPRHIEIQVFGDRHGNAVHLFERDCSLQRRHQKVIEEAPAPGMTAEMRRAMGEAAVRAARAIDYCGAGTVEFIADVSDGLWPDRFFFMEMNTRLQVEHPVTEAITGIDLVEWQLRVANGEPLPLKQSELSIDGWAFEARVYAEDPARGFLPSTGTLSDIRFPQEGVRIDAGVRLGDRISPFYDPMIAKLIVHGTTRAAALARLTAALENSHIGGVANNLDFLARLSRQADFAAGHPDTGLIDREVEALTAADAPDETVLALAAVLSLGTLQVPPAGDPFRTLGHWQIWGQATRTVTLDHHGERHVLRVAARGLDLFAVNSSSRVIPVRISGRFEGGCHVEADGRQSRLQRLEIARGFTLLVDGRAYDFQIPDPLDSEAETAAGSDRLTAPMPGLIKLVRVRQGDAVAKGDALIVMEAMKMELTLAASRDGIVETLLVAEGDQTAEGAVLLMLKPEEA, via the coding sequence ATGTTTTCGAAGATACTGGTTGCCAATCGCGGTGAAATCGCCTGCCGGATTATTCGCACGGCGCGGCGGCTCGGCATTCGCACCGTCGCGGTGTTTTCCGATGCGGATGCTGGCGCGCTGCATGTGGAACTGGCGGACGAGGCCTTTCGCATCGGGGCTGCGGCGGCCAGCGAAAGCTATCTGAACGCCGCGCGCATCATCGCGGCGGCGCAGCGCGCGGGCGCGCAGGCGATCCATCCCGGCTACGGGTTTCTCTCGGAGAATGCGGATTTCGCAGAGGCCGTCGAGGCGGCCGGCATGGCCTTTATCGGGCCTTCGGCCGCTGCCATCCGGGCAATGGGCCTGAAGGACGCGGCCAAGGCGCTGATGGAGCAATCCGGCGTGCCGGTGGTTCCCGGCTATCACGGCGAAAACCAGGACGGCGATTTTCTGGCCGGAGAGGCCGGGATCATCGGTTTTCCGGTGTTGATCAAGGCGCGGGCGGGCGGCGGCGGCAAGGGGATGCGCCGGGTCGATCGTGCCGAGGATTTCTCTGCATCGCTGGATGCGGCGCGGCGGGAGGCGCAGGCGGCGTTCGGCGACGGTGCGGTGCTGATCGAAAAATACCTGATGAAGCCGCGCCATATCGAAATCCAGGTGTTCGGCGACCGGCATGGCAATGCCGTGCACCTGTTCGAGCGGGACTGCTCGCTGCAACGGCGCCATCAAAAAGTGATCGAGGAGGCGCCGGCGCCGGGCATGACGGCGGAAATGCGCCGGGCGATGGGCGAGGCGGCGGTGCGGGCGGCCCGCGCCATCGATTATTGCGGCGCAGGCACGGTGGAATTCATCGCCGATGTTTCCGACGGGCTCTGGCCCGACCGGTTCTTCTTCATGGAAATGAACACGCGGCTGCAGGTCGAGCATCCGGTGACGGAAGCGATCACCGGTATCGACCTCGTGGAATGGCAGTTGCGGGTGGCCAATGGCGAGCCGCTGCCGTTGAAGCAATCGGAACTGTCGATCGACGGTTGGGCGTTCGAGGCGCGCGTCTATGCCGAGGATCCGGCGCGGGGTTTTCTGCCATCGACCGGCACGCTGTCGGATATCCGTTTTCCGCAGGAGGGTGTGCGGATCGATGCCGGGGTGCGGCTCGGAGACCGGATCAGCCCTTTCTACGACCCGATGATCGCCAAGCTGATCGTGCACGGCACGACGCGGGCGGCGGCGCTGGCGCGTTTGACGGCGGCCTTGGAAAACAGCCATATCGGCGGCGTCGCCAACAATCTCGATTTTCTCGCGCGCCTCAGCCGCCAGGCCGATTTCGCGGCCGGGCATCCCGATACCGGGCTTATCGACCGGGAGGTGGAGGCGCTGACGGCGGCCGATGCGCCGGATGAAACGGTGCTGGCGCTGGCGGCCGTTCTGTCGCTCGGCACGCTGCAGGTTCCGCCGGCCGGCGATCCCTTCCGCACGCTCGGGCATTGGCAGATCTGGGGACAGGCGACGCGCACGGTGACGCTGGATCATCACGGCGAGCGGCATGTGCTGCGGGTGGCGGCGCGCGGTCTCGACCTCTTTGCCGTCAATAGCAGCAGCCGGGTCATTCCGGTGAGGATTTCCGGCCGGTTCGAGGGCGGTTGCCATGTCGAGGCCGATGGCCGCCAGAGCCGGTTGCAGCGGCTTGAGATCGCCAGGGGCTTTACGCTTTTGGTGGACGGCCGCGCCTATGACTTTCAGATTCCCGATCCGCTGGATAGCGAGGCCGAAACTGCTGCCGGAAGCGACCGCCTGACGGCGCCGATGCCGGGGCTGATCAAGCTGGTGCGCGTCAGGCAGGGTGATGCCGTGGCGAAGGGCGACGCGCTGATCGTGATGGAAGCGATGAAGATGGAGCTGACGCTTGCGGCAAGCCGCGACGGGATTGTCGAAACCCTGTTGGTCGCCGAGGGTGATCAGACGGCCGAGGGTGCGGTGCTCTTGATGCTGAAACCCGAGGAGGCCTGA
- the hyi gene encoding hydroxypyruvate isomerase, with amino-acid sequence MPKFAANLTMLFNEVPLLDRFALAAKAGFTAVEYLFPYDFEAKALKAALEVNGLTQVLHNLPGGDWAAGERGIAVLPDRIDEFRRGVAQAIDYATALGCTQINCLSGIAPVGVSDDVLRATFVANLRLAASELGKHGIRLLIEPINRFDIPGFYLNTVEQAASIIKEVGSDNLFIQYDLYHQQRTEGELIGTFKKYQAQIAHVQLADNPGRNEPGTGEINYPFVFSALDTAGYDGFIGCEYKPRTTTSEGLGWLKSATTARSADIIKIRS; translated from the coding sequence ATGCCTAAGTTTGCGGCAAATCTGACCATGCTTTTCAACGAGGTGCCGTTACTCGACCGCTTCGCACTGGCCGCCAAGGCCGGGTTCACGGCGGTGGAATATCTCTTCCCCTACGATTTCGAGGCGAAGGCTCTGAAGGCAGCACTTGAGGTCAACGGCCTGACGCAGGTGCTGCACAACCTGCCGGGCGGCGACTGGGCCGCCGGCGAGCGCGGCATTGCCGTCCTGCCCGACCGGATCGACGAATTCCGCCGCGGCGTGGCACAGGCCATCGACTATGCGACCGCACTCGGCTGCACGCAGATCAACTGCCTCTCCGGCATTGCGCCGGTCGGCGTCTCCGACGACGTGCTGCGGGCGACCTTCGTTGCCAATCTGCGATTGGCCGCAAGCGAACTCGGCAAACACGGCATCCGGCTGTTGATCGAGCCGATCAACCGGTTCGATATTCCCGGCTTCTACCTCAACACGGTGGAGCAGGCGGCCTCGATCATCAAGGAGGTTGGCAGCGACAACCTGTTCATCCAGTACGATCTCTACCACCAGCAGCGTACCGAGGGCGAACTGATCGGCACGTTCAAAAAATATCAGGCGCAGATCGCGCATGTGCAGCTGGCCGACAATCCCGGCCGCAACGAGCCGGGCACCGGCGAAATCAACTACCCCTTCGTCTTTTCGGCGCTGGATACGGCCGGTTACGACGGCTTCATCGGCTGCGAATACAAGCCGCGCACCACGACATCCGAAGGGCTCGGCTGGCTTAAATCCGCGACCACAGCCCGCAGCGCAGACATTATCAAGATCAGGAGCTAA
- a CDS encoding carboxyl transferase domain-containing protein, whose amino-acid sequence MAVIRSQISTSSEAFRANSAAMAQAMRVVEDAAAVAVGGGGEVARERHVSRGKMLPRERVAQLIDPATPFLEVGMTAAHGLYQGEAPGAGLVTGIGRVSGRDCMIVCNDATVKGGTYYPMTVKKHLRAQEIAAENNLPCIYLVDSGGANLPNQDEVFPDRDHFGRIFYNQANMSAAGIPQIAVVMGSCTAGGAYVPAMSDEAIIVEGQGTIFLAGPPLVRAATGEVVSSEDLGGGDVHTRLSGVADHLARDDAHALALARRAVANLNRISIPTIERQAPEEPAYDPDDIAGVVPLDLRIPYDIREVIARIVDGSRLDEFKARYGTTLVCGFAHVHGIPVGIIANNGVLFSESALKGTHFVELCSQRRIPLVFLQNITGFMVGRKYETEGIAKHGAKLVTAVATTKVPKITMLVGGSFGAGNYGMGGRAFSPRFLWTWPNSRISVMGGEQAAGVLATVRGDSLKRAGTPWSEEDETQFKQPVLNLFETQSHPLYASARLWDDGIIDPRKSRDVLALSLSAALNAPIGDTRFGLFRM is encoded by the coding sequence ATGGCTGTGATCCGTTCGCAAATCTCGACCTCTTCGGAAGCCTTCAGGGCCAATAGCGCGGCGATGGCGCAGGCGATGCGTGTTGTCGAGGACGCGGCGGCGGTGGCCGTGGGGGGTGGTGGCGAGGTCGCGCGCGAGCGGCATGTCAGCCGCGGCAAAATGCTGCCGCGCGAGCGGGTGGCGCAGCTGATCGATCCGGCGACGCCGTTTCTCGAAGTCGGCATGACGGCGGCGCATGGGCTTTACCAGGGCGAGGCGCCGGGGGCGGGGCTGGTGACGGGTATCGGCCGGGTGTCCGGGCGCGATTGCATGATCGTCTGCAACGATGCGACGGTCAAAGGCGGCACCTATTACCCGATGACGGTGAAGAAGCATTTGCGGGCGCAGGAGATCGCGGCCGAGAACAACCTGCCCTGCATCTATCTGGTCGATTCCGGCGGCGCCAACCTGCCGAACCAGGACGAGGTCTTTCCCGACCGCGATCATTTCGGCCGCATCTTCTACAATCAGGCCAATATGTCGGCGGCCGGCATTCCGCAGATCGCCGTGGTCATGGGCTCGTGTACGGCGGGCGGCGCCTATGTCCCGGCCATGTCGGACGAGGCGATCATCGTCGAGGGGCAGGGCACGATCTTCCTGGCCGGGCCGCCGCTGGTGCGGGCGGCGACCGGTGAAGTCGTGTCCTCTGAGGATCTCGGCGGCGGCGATGTGCACACGCGGCTTTCCGGCGTTGCCGATCACCTGGCGCGCGACGATGCGCATGCGCTGGCGCTGGCGCGCCGCGCGGTTGCCAACCTCAACCGGATTTCCATACCCACCATCGAGCGGCAGGCTCCGGAAGAGCCGGCTTACGATCCCGATGACATCGCCGGTGTCGTGCCGCTGGATCTGCGCATACCTTATGATATTCGCGAGGTGATCGCCCGGATCGTCGATGGTTCGCGGCTGGACGAATTCAAGGCGCGCTATGGCACGACGCTGGTCTGCGGCTTTGCGCATGTCCACGGAATTCCCGTTGGGATCATCGCCAATAATGGCGTGCTGTTTTCGGAATCGGCGCTGAAGGGCACGCACTTCGTCGAGCTCTGCTCGCAGCGCAGGATCCCGCTGGTTTTCCTGCAGAATATCACCGGCTTCATGGTCGGGCGAAAATACGAGACCGAAGGCATTGCCAAGCACGGCGCCAAGCTGGTGACGGCGGTGGCGACGACCAAGGTGCCGAAGATCACCATGCTGGTCGGGGGCTCGTTCGGGGCGGGCAATTACGGCATGGGCGGCCGGGCGTTTTCGCCGCGCTTCCTGTGGACCTGGCCCAACAGCCGGATCTCTGTGATGGGCGGCGAGCAGGCGGCAGGGGTGCTGGCAACGGTGCGCGGCGATTCGCTGAAGCGGGCAGGGACCCCCTGGAGCGAGGAGGACGAGACCCAGTTCAAGCAGCCGGTGCTGAACCTGTTCGAAACGCAGAGCCACCCGCTCTATGCCTCGGCGCGGCTATGGGACGACGGCATCATCGATCCGCGCAAGAGCCGCGACGTGCTGGCACTGTCCTTGTCTGCCGCGCTCAATGCGCCGATCGGCGACACCAGGTTCGGCCTGTTCAGGATGTGA
- a CDS encoding RidA family protein: MKRDAFNAKNAPQPRGGYAQAVRIEDFSRVLFVSGQIPADSDDVLPTGFEAQARQVWLNVDAQLKAAGMSKADIVKVTMYLSDRHHTMANREIRAEYLGALAPAMTVVIAGIFDESWLLEVEVIAAQ; the protein is encoded by the coding sequence ATGAAACGTGATGCTTTCAACGCGAAAAACGCCCCTCAGCCGCGCGGCGGTTATGCGCAGGCCGTGCGGATCGAGGACTTTAGCCGGGTGCTGTTCGTCAGCGGCCAGATCCCGGCCGATAGCGACGATGTGCTGCCAACAGGTTTTGAGGCGCAGGCGCGGCAGGTCTGGTTGAACGTCGATGCGCAGCTGAAGGCGGCCGGGATGAGCAAGGCGGATATCGTCAAGGTCACGATGTATCTGTCCGACCGGCACCATACGATGGCCAACCGGGAAATCCGGGCCGAATATCTGGGCGCCTTGGCACCGGCAATGACGGTGGTCATTGCCGGGATATTTGATGAAAGCTGGCTGCTCGAGGTTGAAGTCATCGCCGCGCAATAA